A stretch of the Acetomicrobium thermoterrenum DSM 13490 genome encodes the following:
- a CDS encoding TldD/PmbA family protein: MIPLSINALAEALISLGRKKDIFCDLYIQSSFGHSISVEDGRTEEITSGSAGGSGFRLLSDGMTHYGHVHGITSDVAVKLVDDVIKTININCPLPMPAPEPLVKQEQLTNAQIDSAMLREIHHNLVKESKYIKKVTLRLSTSEKEITIINSRGDLVRDTRYSSRFSAHIVVEKDGKLFSGYESRGFSLPFAKFLERTDTMSTALKAAKRALLGPECSPCPAGKVPVVLSGEAGGTMIHEACGHALEGDIVYKNRSVFKDRIGEVVANPAVTLIDDATIEGAFGSYKFDDEGTPAQRTILIEDGILKAYMADVFCNKMWGLPLTGNGRRESYTSYPITRMSNTFLLPGNMEKGEIISRVSFGLYAQKMGGGETDPTTGDFVFNVEEAYLIEDGKITVPVKGAILVGNGPQVLKDILAVGSDLELDVGFCGKNGQSVPVTDGQPTVLVKELVVGGSDI, translated from the coding sequence GTGATCCCTTTGTCTATTAATGCTCTTGCCGAAGCACTAATATCCTTGGGACGCAAAAAAGATATTTTTTGCGATCTTTATATCCAGAGTTCTTTTGGCCATAGCATATCTGTTGAAGATGGCAGAACTGAAGAGATAACATCAGGAAGCGCCGGAGGTAGCGGATTTCGTCTCCTAAGCGATGGAATGACTCACTATGGTCACGTTCACGGTATTACGTCCGATGTGGCAGTAAAGCTAGTTGATGATGTCATTAAAACGATAAATATCAATTGTCCCTTACCCATGCCTGCACCGGAACCCCTTGTAAAACAGGAACAGCTTACGAATGCACAAATTGATAGCGCTATGTTAAGGGAAATACATCATAATCTCGTAAAAGAAAGTAAATATATAAAAAAGGTAACCTTAAGGCTGAGTACCTCTGAAAAAGAAATAACTATCATTAACAGTCGGGGAGATTTAGTTAGAGATACCAGGTATTCATCTCGCTTTTCTGCCCACATCGTCGTGGAAAAGGACGGCAAGCTCTTTTCGGGGTACGAGTCAAGAGGATTCAGCCTTCCCTTTGCAAAGTTTTTAGAAAGAACGGATACAATGTCAACAGCTTTAAAAGCTGCCAAAAGGGCCTTGCTTGGTCCAGAATGTTCTCCTTGTCCGGCAGGGAAGGTACCTGTAGTTCTATCAGGAGAGGCAGGGGGGACGATGATTCATGAGGCTTGTGGCCATGCTTTGGAAGGCGATATAGTCTATAAAAATCGCTCCGTTTTTAAAGATAGGATTGGTGAAGTGGTTGCCAATCCGGCTGTTACATTAATAGATGATGCCACTATCGAAGGTGCTTTTGGGTCGTATAAATTTGACGATGAGGGCACGCCTGCCCAAAGGACTATCTTGATCGAAGATGGAATATTAAAGGCGTATATGGCAGACGTATTTTGTAATAAAATGTGGGGACTTCCCCTGACTGGCAATGGAAGAAGGGAATCCTATACTTCTTATCCCATAACCAGGATGTCAAATACCTTTCTCTTGCCGGGAAATATGGAAAAGGGGGAAATCATCTCGCGAGTTTCTTTCGGGCTTTACGCTCAAAAGATGGGTGGCGGTGAGACGGATCCCACAACTGGTGATTTTGTCTTTAATGTGGAAGAGGCATACCTCATCGAGGATGGGAAGATAACCGTTCCGGTAAAAGGTGCTATCCTGGTTGGGAACGGACCTCAAGTGTTGAAAGATATTTTGGCCGTTGGAAGCGATCTAGAACTTGATGTCGGCTTTTGTGGAAAAAACGGCCAATCCGTTCCAGTGACGGATGGCCAGCCAACCGTTCTCGTAAAGGAGCTAGTCGTAGGAGGAAGCGATATTTAA
- a CDS encoding DUF4911 domain-containing protein, which yields MVKYKSALCKLLLRVNESDIFYLSAVVDGYDNLGYVRKEEAPDGHVWFYYAGDMEEEVYELISLLRSEIDDFQVAGGSIRIE from the coding sequence ATGGTTAAATACAAATCGGCTCTATGTAAACTTTTGCTGCGCGTAAACGAATCCGATATTTTCTATTTGAGTGCTGTTGTAGACGGTTATGATAACTTAGGGTATGTCAGAAAAGAAGAAGCACCCGATGGGCATGTCTGGTTTTATTATGCCGGCGATATGGAAGAAGAGGTTTATGAGTTGATATCGTTGCTTAGAAGCGAAATAGATGATTTTCAGGTCGCAGGCGGAAGTATAAGAATTGAATAG
- the rlmB gene encoding 23S rRNA (guanosine(2251)-2'-O)-methyltransferase RlmB — MRDSGIEDICYGRHPVIALLEESPHRCHKILISEGINKKLVDDIYDRARKNGIPVLRVDNKTLDRVSGGASHQGVLAYISQGNLGDINQLIDRITEKKDNPLVVVADKIKDPNNLGAIIRSAEVFGALGVIFPKRNSAYPSSAVHKSSAGASMRVMMVSVSNLVSAIKRLQENGMWVVGLDQRADRYLWDEPSIRGKLTLVVGSEEAGISPIVARACDDIRSIPMFGKTGSLNAAVAASIGMYEWMRSVVKGEEGRDG, encoded by the coding sequence ATGAGAGACTCCGGCATCGAAGATATATGTTACGGGCGCCATCCTGTGATAGCTCTTTTGGAGGAATCGCCGCATCGTTGTCATAAGATATTGATATCAGAAGGAATTAACAAAAAGCTTGTTGATGACATTTACGATAGGGCACGCAAGAATGGCATTCCTGTTCTTAGGGTAGATAATAAAACTCTCGACAGAGTATCGGGAGGGGCCTCTCATCAAGGGGTATTAGCCTATATTTCCCAAGGAAATTTGGGTGATATCAATCAATTGATAGACAGAATAACAGAAAAAAAGGATAACCCCCTTGTTGTAGTTGCAGATAAAATAAAAGATCCTAACAACCTTGGAGCTATAATCAGGAGCGCAGAAGTCTTTGGGGCTTTGGGTGTGATTTTCCCAAAGCGCAACAGTGCTTATCCAAGCAGTGCGGTGCATAAAAGTAGTGCCGGCGCGAGTATGCGTGTTATGATGGTTTCTGTGAGCAACTTGGTGAGTGCTATAAAGAGGCTGCAGGAAAACGGGATGTGGGTGGTGGGGTTGGACCAGAGAGCTGACAGATACCTCTGGGATGAGCCTTCAATCAGAGGTAAGCTCACCCTGGTGGTTGGTTCGGAAGAGGCTGGCATTTCTCCGATCGTTGCGAGGGCTTGCGATGATATAAGATCTATACCTATGTTTGGGAAGACGGGGTCATTAAATGCTGCAGTAGCGGCAAGCATAGGCATGTATGAATGGATGAGAAGCGTTGTCAAAGGCGAAGAAGGTAGGGATGGTTAA
- the uvrA gene encoding excinuclease ABC subunit UvrA, whose protein sequence is MEQYIIVKGARQHNLKNINVNIPKNKMVVITGPSGSGKSSLAFDTIYAEGQRRYVESLSAFARQFLGMQDKPDVDDISGLSPAISIEQKGISHNPRSTVGTVTEIYDYLRLLYGRAGVPYCHICGHEVHRYTVDEIVDLVLNKWKDRRLTILAPVVKGKKGEHKNLFLKLRQAGYVRVRVDGQVFWLEEEIALDKNRQHNIEVVLDRIKAHESRRDRLSEAVEKSFELAEGFVLFLIDEIEEELLTNKFVCPDCEISIPEIEPRLFSFNSPYGACPSCSGIGSYEYFSKELAIDPERKVLEGAIIPWGKNHYMLRRLEAIAKKKGWNLDLPFKSLPKYVVETVINGSNDRAPMTYREHGEEFTYMGRYEGLIPWLERRWRETESDNVKEELSKFRTEDICESCGGKRLRPEALAVKIAGYTIGDMVEMQIANLVNVVNKIRSEESKGEKVVRPVVEELLKRLSFLVDVGVGYLTLNRRADTLSGGESQRIHLATQIGSKLTGVLYVLDEPTIGLHSRDTNRLLKTLESIKNLGNSIIVVEHDREVMMAADHIIELGPEAGERGGEIVFEGSSDEIKNSCCLSARYLRGESSGVVFPPGNSRRKPKGYIKIFGAEENNLKSIDVSIPLGGLVCISGVSGSGKSTLLYEIIFKGIKKLIDSDFRARVGKHRTIEGYSQVQNVVLIDQSPIGRTPRSNPATYTGVFTHIREFYSMLPEAKLRGYSMGRFSFNVKGGRCEACKGEGVVRVPMLFMPDAYVTCEVCKGKRYNRETLEVKFKGKNITDVLDMTVDEACEFFKDIPKIEKKLSVIKEAGLGYIRLGQQAPTLSGGEAQRVKLATELAKQFKGSTLYLLDEPTTGLHYSDVKKLLLLLHRLVDQGNTVVVIEHNLDFIASCDYIVDLGPEGGDGGGYVVAVGTPEELAENERSYTGKYLSSFLGDIRGGRYLVS, encoded by the coding sequence GTGGAACAGTACATAATCGTAAAAGGAGCAAGACAGCATAATTTAAAAAACATAAATGTCAATATCCCCAAAAACAAAATGGTGGTGATAACAGGGCCATCGGGATCGGGCAAATCGTCGCTGGCATTTGATACCATATATGCAGAGGGCCAACGCAGGTATGTCGAATCTCTGTCGGCCTTCGCGAGGCAGTTTTTAGGTATGCAAGATAAACCTGATGTAGATGACATATCCGGCTTGTCGCCGGCTATATCGATAGAACAAAAGGGAATATCTCACAATCCACGTTCTACAGTTGGAACAGTTACCGAGATTTACGATTATTTGAGACTTTTGTATGGCAGAGCAGGAGTGCCATATTGTCACATATGCGGTCACGAAGTGCATCGCTATACTGTGGACGAAATAGTAGACTTGGTCTTGAATAAATGGAAGGATAGAAGGCTTACGATACTTGCTCCAGTGGTCAAGGGGAAAAAAGGAGAACACAAAAATCTCTTTTTAAAATTACGACAAGCAGGTTATGTAAGAGTTAGGGTTGATGGTCAGGTTTTTTGGCTTGAAGAGGAAATAGCTCTTGATAAAAACAGACAACACAATATAGAAGTTGTTTTGGATCGTATAAAAGCCCATGAAAGCAGAAGAGATCGTTTGAGCGAGGCTGTTGAAAAATCCTTCGAATTGGCCGAGGGGTTCGTTCTTTTTCTAATAGACGAAATAGAGGAGGAACTGTTAACCAATAAATTCGTGTGCCCCGATTGCGAAATATCAATCCCGGAAATAGAGCCCAGGCTTTTTTCCTTCAATAGTCCCTATGGCGCATGCCCCTCTTGTTCGGGAATCGGAAGTTATGAGTACTTTTCTAAAGAACTTGCAATAGATCCTGAAAGAAAGGTATTAGAAGGTGCCATTATACCTTGGGGCAAAAATCATTACATGTTAAGGCGCTTGGAGGCTATAGCGAAAAAGAAGGGATGGAACTTAGACCTCCCCTTTAAGTCATTGCCCAAATATGTCGTAGAGACGGTAATAAACGGTTCAAACGATAGAGCCCCAATGACATATCGAGAACATGGCGAAGAATTTACTTATATGGGGCGATATGAAGGTTTAATTCCTTGGTTAGAACGACGCTGGAGAGAGACTGAGTCGGACAACGTCAAAGAGGAACTTTCCAAATTCAGGACGGAAGATATATGCGAAAGCTGTGGTGGAAAGCGACTACGACCGGAAGCTTTGGCGGTCAAGATAGCGGGTTATACAATTGGTGACATGGTAGAAATGCAGATCGCTAATTTAGTCAATGTAGTTAACAAAATAAGATCAGAGGAGAGTAAAGGGGAAAAAGTTGTACGTCCTGTCGTCGAGGAACTACTTAAGAGACTTTCCTTTCTCGTTGATGTAGGAGTTGGCTATTTGACGTTAAATAGAAGGGCTGATACTTTGAGCGGCGGGGAAAGCCAGCGAATTCACCTTGCTACTCAAATAGGATCGAAGTTGACTGGAGTCCTCTACGTATTGGACGAGCCGACTATCGGACTTCACTCTAGAGATACAAACAGGTTGCTAAAAACGTTGGAATCGATAAAAAATCTGGGCAATAGCATTATCGTCGTTGAACATGACAGAGAAGTAATGATGGCTGCAGATCATATCATAGAGCTGGGCCCGGAGGCAGGAGAGAGAGGGGGAGAGATTGTATTTGAAGGTTCTAGCGATGAGATTAAAAATTCCTGCTGTCTCTCTGCCCGCTACCTACGTGGAGAAAGTTCTGGCGTTGTCTTCCCTCCCGGCAACAGCAGGCGGAAGCCAAAAGGATATATAAAGATTTTCGGAGCCGAAGAGAATAACTTAAAATCTATTGATGTTTCGATTCCGCTGGGCGGCCTGGTCTGTATAAGCGGAGTTTCTGGATCAGGCAAAAGTACTTTGCTTTATGAAATAATATTTAAAGGCATCAAAAAACTTATAGATAGCGATTTTAGGGCAAGAGTGGGCAAACATAGAACTATCGAAGGGTACTCTCAAGTTCAAAATGTTGTTCTCATTGACCAAAGCCCTATTGGCCGGACGCCAAGGTCTAATCCTGCAACGTACACGGGCGTCTTTACTCATATAAGGGAATTTTACTCCATGCTTCCGGAAGCCAAGCTGAGAGGTTATTCTATGGGGAGATTTAGTTTTAACGTCAAAGGCGGCAGATGCGAAGCCTGTAAGGGAGAAGGAGTAGTGCGCGTTCCCATGCTCTTTATGCCCGATGCTTACGTGACATGTGAAGTATGTAAGGGGAAACGCTACAACAGGGAAACCCTAGAAGTAAAGTTTAAAGGTAAAAACATAACTGACGTTCTCGATATGACGGTAGATGAGGCCTGCGAGTTCTTTAAGGATATTCCGAAGATCGAAAAGAAACTTTCCGTCATAAAAGAGGCCGGATTGGGTTATATACGTCTCGGTCAACAAGCACCTACCTTGAGCGGAGGCGAAGCTCAAAGGGTTAAGCTCGCCACAGAGCTTGCCAAGCAATTCAAGGGTTCCACCCTATATCTTTTGGATGAACCGACAACAGGATTGCATTATAGCGATGTAAAAAAGTTGCTCTTACTTTTGCATAGATTGGTCGATCAAGGTAACACAGTTGTGGTGATAGAGCACAATTTAGATTTTATTGCCTCCTGTGACTACATAGTTGATTTGGGACCGGAAGGCGGAGATGGCGGTGGCTACGTGGTTGCTGTGGGGACGCCTGAAGAGTTGGCCGAGAACGAACGTAGCTATACAGGCAAATATTTATCTTCCTTTTTGGGAGATATTAGAGGGGGAAGGTATTTAGTATCATGA
- the uvrB gene encoding excinuclease ABC subunit UvrB translates to MKYQGEGQKKFELVAPWKPAGDQPLAIEKLASGLKQGMRYQTLLGVTGSGKTFTIANVIEKIQRPVLVIAHNKTLAAQLYSEFKDFFPNNEVHYFVSYYDYYQPEAYLPSQDIYIEKDASINERIEKLRLATTKALLERRDVIVVASVSCIYGLGRRKSYEEAIFRFSVGDNINRKDFFKRLLDNYYERNDTTLEPGTFRGRGDVVEVYPAYSDTALRVFFFDDEIERIEEIDPLWGKTIVEKDCAAVFPAQHYVTTHDSIKKALKAIEEELDLRVAELQSEGKLLEAQRLSTRTRYDMQMLSEVGYCSGIENYSRHLDGRNPGEPPGTLLDFFPDDFVMVIDESHITVPQIRGMYNGDISRKKTLVEHGFRLPSCLDNRPLRWEEFEEYMKKVIFVSATPGDYELSTSEQVVELLVRPTGILDPKVEVVPAKNQLDDLLCRLKVCLKENKRVLVNTLTKRSAEDLAEYLAGLGYKVKYIHSEFDAFERAELLRDLRIGTIDILVGVNLLREGLDLPEVSLVAILDADREGFLRSSRSIIQMIGRAARHAAGTVVLYADEMTESIKVAVSETKRRRKIQEAFNIEHGIEPKSIVKPIVHLLPEELLEKSEGEGDDGTVPRPSEVSLEELERMMWDAVAKLNFEEAARLRDLISDIKGGKITRGTVHNRKRSKTA, encoded by the coding sequence ATGAAGTACCAAGGAGAAGGCCAAAAAAAATTTGAGCTAGTAGCTCCCTGGAAACCGGCTGGAGACCAGCCTCTCGCCATAGAAAAATTGGCTTCAGGCTTGAAGCAGGGCATGAGGTATCAAACTCTCCTTGGAGTTACGGGAAGCGGAAAAACCTTCACTATAGCGAATGTGATCGAGAAGATCCAAAGGCCGGTCTTGGTAATAGCTCACAACAAAACGCTAGCTGCACAGCTATACAGTGAATTTAAGGATTTCTTTCCTAATAACGAAGTCCATTATTTCGTTAGCTATTATGATTACTACCAACCCGAGGCATATTTACCATCGCAGGACATCTATATAGAAAAGGACGCTTCTATAAACGAAAGGATCGAAAAATTGAGATTGGCTACAACTAAGGCTTTGCTGGAAAGAAGAGATGTTATTGTAGTCGCAAGTGTGTCCTGTATATACGGTTTGGGTAGGCGAAAGTCCTACGAAGAAGCAATCTTTAGATTTTCTGTCGGCGATAATATTAACCGAAAGGACTTCTTCAAGAGATTGCTCGACAACTATTACGAGCGTAACGATACGACGTTAGAGCCTGGGACATTCCGTGGACGAGGCGATGTAGTCGAAGTTTATCCAGCTTATAGCGATACAGCGTTACGTGTTTTCTTTTTTGATGATGAAATAGAGAGAATTGAGGAGATTGACCCCTTATGGGGTAAGACAATTGTCGAAAAGGATTGCGCTGCCGTATTTCCCGCCCAACACTACGTTACAACCCATGATTCAATTAAAAAGGCGTTAAAAGCAATTGAAGAAGAATTGGATCTCCGTGTAGCGGAGCTTCAATCTGAGGGTAAACTATTGGAGGCGCAGCGTTTGTCGACTCGGACTCGTTATGATATGCAAATGTTGTCCGAAGTAGGTTATTGTTCAGGTATAGAGAACTATTCAAGACATCTAGATGGCAGAAATCCGGGGGAACCGCCGGGAACCCTTCTGGATTTCTTCCCTGACGATTTTGTTATGGTAATAGATGAATCTCACATAACCGTTCCTCAAATCAGAGGGATGTACAATGGCGATATTTCAAGAAAGAAGACGCTGGTGGAACATGGCTTCAGATTGCCTTCCTGTCTCGACAACAGACCACTCCGGTGGGAGGAATTCGAAGAATATATGAAAAAAGTAATTTTCGTGTCGGCAACCCCCGGAGATTATGAATTATCGACATCGGAACAGGTAGTTGAGCTGCTTGTTAGGCCCACAGGGATTTTAGATCCCAAAGTAGAGGTAGTTCCTGCAAAAAATCAACTAGACGATTTACTCTGTCGGCTTAAAGTATGTCTGAAGGAAAACAAGAGAGTATTGGTCAATACTTTGACAAAGCGATCAGCTGAGGATTTGGCGGAATATCTTGCTGGATTGGGATATAAAGTGAAGTACATCCATTCTGAATTCGATGCCTTTGAAAGGGCCGAGCTTCTTCGTGATCTCAGGATTGGCACCATTGACATTTTGGTGGGAGTAAATTTATTGAGAGAGGGTCTTGATCTTCCCGAGGTAAGCTTAGTGGCCATACTCGATGCAGACAGAGAAGGTTTCTTGCGTTCTTCTCGCTCGATTATTCAGATGATCGGAAGGGCAGCAAGACACGCGGCAGGTACGGTAGTTCTCTATGCCGACGAAATGACGGAAAGCATTAAGGTTGCGGTAAGCGAGACAAAACGTCGAAGAAAAATACAAGAAGCTTTTAACATCGAACATGGTATTGAGCCAAAGAGCATCGTTAAACCCATTGTACATCTTTTGCCGGAAGAGCTCTTGGAAAAGAGTGAGGGCGAAGGAGATGACGGGACGGTTCCAAGGCCCAGCGAAGTGTCTCTCGAAGAGCTGGAGCGCATGATGTGGGATGCTGTTGCAAAACTTAACTTCGAAGAGGCTGCGAGATTGCGAGATTTGATCAGCGATATCAAGGGAGGAAAAATTACGCGTGGAACAGTACATAATCGTAAAAGGAGCAAGACAGCATAA
- the ftsH gene encoding ATP-dependent zinc metalloprotease FtsH produces the protein MNRMMKNLGLYLILIVLVVSLVNMFITPMQQTRDVAPLSYSEFLEQVDKGNVTEVAIDGSSITGKLKDGRAFNTYAVGVGDLAKEIAARGVNVEVKPPQAAPWWSGMVSSLFPTLLLIGAWIFILYHMQGGGSKVMSFAKSKAKMFLDNRPKVTFDDVAGCDEAKEELHEVIEFLRNPRKFSALGARVPRGVLLLGHPGTGKTLLARAVAGEADVPFFSISGSDFVEMFVGVGAARVRDLFEQARKYQPCIIFIDEIDAVGRHRGAGLGGGHDEREQTLNQLLVELDGFDASTGIIVIAATNRPDILDPALLRPGRFDRQIVVDRPDFNGRLAILKVHLRDKKVDPNVNLEIIAKRTPGFVGADLANLVNESALLAARRNKKQITMEEFEEAIDRVIAGPERRSRVISPKEKRVIALHESGHALVAKLLPDCDPVHKVSIIPRGHQALGYTMQLPEEDRFLISKKELLNQICVLLGGRVTEELKSDDITTGSQNDLERATQIARKMVTEFGMSERLGPVRLGRKQHEIFLGRDIVEDRNYSEEIAYAIDQEVRRIIDDCYELVRDLLVKHDSVLEKIAEVLLEKEVLEGEELDSLINEKLDEVTNRSEGDADAESVAAAQAVEKKTSLQLEPRIDPA, from the coding sequence TTGAATAGAATGATGAAAAACTTAGGGTTGTATTTGATATTGATAGTGCTCGTAGTTAGTCTGGTCAACATGTTCATAACTCCAATGCAGCAAACTCGTGATGTTGCGCCGCTATCTTATTCAGAGTTCCTTGAACAAGTTGATAAGGGCAACGTTACGGAGGTTGCCATAGATGGATCCAGCATTACGGGTAAATTAAAGGATGGTAGAGCGTTTAATACCTATGCCGTTGGAGTGGGAGATTTAGCGAAGGAGATAGCGGCAAGGGGTGTTAACGTGGAAGTCAAACCACCACAAGCGGCTCCTTGGTGGTCTGGGATGGTCTCTTCCCTATTCCCAACCCTTCTTTTGATAGGTGCATGGATTTTCATTCTCTATCACATGCAAGGCGGGGGAAGCAAAGTTATGTCCTTCGCAAAAAGCAAGGCAAAGATGTTCTTGGATAATCGTCCTAAGGTAACCTTCGATGACGTTGCGGGTTGCGACGAAGCTAAGGAAGAGTTGCATGAGGTTATAGAGTTCTTGCGAAATCCAAGAAAATTTTCTGCCCTGGGTGCTAGGGTACCCAGAGGAGTTCTTCTGCTAGGGCATCCCGGTACGGGCAAGACCTTATTGGCTAGAGCTGTAGCAGGGGAGGCAGATGTACCCTTCTTCAGCATTAGCGGTTCGGACTTCGTGGAGATGTTCGTTGGCGTCGGAGCTGCCAGGGTTCGGGACCTTTTTGAGCAGGCCAGGAAATATCAGCCCTGTATTATCTTTATAGACGAAATAGATGCCGTCGGAAGGCATAGAGGAGCTGGGCTTGGAGGAGGGCACGATGAGAGAGAGCAAACCTTAAACCAATTGCTCGTAGAGCTCGACGGGTTCGATGCGTCGACGGGAATAATCGTAATAGCAGCGACCAACAGGCCCGATATATTGGACCCCGCACTTCTTCGACCCGGGCGGTTTGATCGTCAGATCGTCGTCGACAGGCCTGATTTCAATGGAAGACTGGCCATACTTAAGGTTCATTTACGAGACAAAAAAGTGGATCCCAATGTAAATTTGGAAATTATAGCAAAAAGGACTCCAGGATTTGTTGGTGCCGATCTAGCTAACCTGGTTAACGAATCAGCTTTATTGGCTGCAAGGCGCAATAAGAAGCAAATAACGATGGAGGAGTTTGAAGAGGCCATAGACAGAGTAATAGCCGGGCCGGAACGCAGGAGCAGGGTTATAAGCCCGAAGGAAAAAAGAGTCATAGCATTACACGAGTCGGGTCATGCTCTTGTGGCCAAGCTTTTGCCTGATTGCGATCCCGTGCATAAAGTCTCCATAATACCCAGGGGGCATCAGGCCTTGGGCTATACTATGCAACTGCCCGAAGAAGATCGCTTTCTCATATCCAAAAAGGAGCTATTAAATCAAATATGTGTTTTATTGGGCGGAAGAGTAACCGAGGAGCTCAAGAGCGACGATATCACTACGGGATCCCAGAACGATTTAGAGCGCGCTACCCAAATAGCCAGGAAAATGGTCACCGAATTCGGAATGAGCGAACGATTGGGTCCGGTTAGATTGGGACGAAAACAACACGAGATATTTCTTGGAAGAGATATAGTCGAAGATAGGAATTACAGCGAAGAGATAGCATACGCTATAGACCAAGAAGTCAGGCGTATCATTGACGACTGTTACGAGTTAGTTAGAGATCTTTTGGTTAAACATGACTCGGTACTTGAAAAAATTGCAGAGGTTTTACTGGAAAAAGAAGTTTTGGAGGGCGAAGAATTAGATAGCTTAATCAACGAAAAACTTGATGAAGTGACGAATCGTTCTGAGGGAGATGCTGATGCCGAGTCAGTTGCCGCGGCACAAGCTGTTGAGAAAAAAACGTCACTTCAGCTTGAACCTAGGATAGATCCGGCATAG
- the hpt gene encoding hypoxanthine phosphoribosyltransferase: protein MSYELSEILISEEEIKKRVMELGRQISKDYAGKELIIVGVLKGAVIFLSDLVRNIDSSVKVKIDFLAVSSYGASTKTSGIVRIIKDIDTDIKGCEVLIVEDIMDTGLTLSYLSRIMMEREPRGLKICVLLDKPERHQSEVNIDYCGFTIPDEFVVGYGLDYAGLWRNLPSIYVVRPSI from the coding sequence ATGTCGTATGAGTTGAGCGAAATTCTAATTAGCGAAGAAGAAATTAAAAAAAGGGTAATGGAATTGGGTCGGCAGATATCGAAAGATTATGCAGGCAAAGAGTTGATAATTGTTGGCGTTCTCAAAGGAGCAGTTATATTTCTCTCAGATCTAGTTCGAAATATAGACAGCTCAGTAAAGGTGAAAATTGACTTTTTAGCTGTATCGTCGTATGGTGCCTCTACAAAGACAAGCGGAATCGTGAGAATTATCAAGGATATAGATACCGATATCAAGGGATGCGAGGTTTTGATCGTAGAAGATATCATGGACACGGGATTGACGCTCTCTTATTTGTCAAGAATCATGATGGAAAGGGAACCGAGAGGACTGAAGATATGCGTTCTCTTGGATAAGCCGGAGAGGCATCAGTCAGAGGTAAATATCGATTATTGCGGATTTACAATTCCCGATGAATTTGTAGTAGGATATGGCTTGGATTATGCGGGATTGTGGAGAAATTTGCCGTCAATATATGTCGTAAGGCCCTCTATATGA